One window of the Rhizobiaceae bacterium genome contains the following:
- the lptG gene encoding LPS export ABC transporter permease LptG, with protein MMGWTLGRYLFQRYMSIVMWLFVGTFALVFIIDFAEFSSRTSSLPSFTLPLSLAIIGMRVPMFMQQTVPFVALLATMVLLVNLNRRSELVITRAAGVSVWQFLLPLGAGAFLFGLFVILVFNPVAAAGLAHSQLYEADMRASSAASGDVVPWLRQKTEEADTIIGARASLNQGTELADASFFVLDKQGTISERLDAARAYLRDGYWELANVERYTDGTHESKVANLRVPTNLRPEFVQERLATPETVSLYGLPSTIKVAQSFGLRANAFAMQFHYLLALPPLLVAMTIIAATVSLRFTRLGISVPLILSGIVAGFLLYVVSVLVKAFGSSGIVPPVVAAWFPVLVAMFFGVTFLLYREDG; from the coding sequence CTGATGGGATGGACGCTCGGCCGCTATCTTTTCCAGCGCTACATGTCGATCGTGATGTGGCTGTTCGTCGGCACCTTCGCGCTCGTCTTCATCATTGATTTCGCGGAGTTTTCCAGCCGAACCTCGTCCTTGCCGTCGTTCACCCTGCCGCTTTCGCTGGCCATCATAGGCATGCGGGTGCCGATGTTCATGCAGCAGACGGTGCCGTTCGTGGCGCTGCTGGCAACGATGGTCCTGCTCGTCAATCTGAACCGTCGCTCCGAACTCGTCATTACGAGAGCGGCCGGCGTGTCGGTCTGGCAATTCCTACTGCCGCTCGGCGCGGGCGCCTTCCTTTTCGGCCTGTTCGTCATCCTTGTCTTCAATCCCGTGGCTGCGGCCGGCCTCGCCCACTCGCAGCTCTACGAGGCGGACATGCGCGCCTCGAGCGCGGCAAGCGGCGACGTGGTGCCATGGCTCAGGCAGAAGACCGAGGAAGCTGATACCATCATCGGCGCGCGCGCGTCGCTCAACCAGGGCACGGAACTTGCCGACGCTAGTTTCTTCGTTCTCGACAAGCAAGGCACCATTTCCGAGCGGCTCGATGCGGCCCGCGCCTATCTGAGGGACGGCTACTGGGAACTGGCCAATGTCGAGCGCTATACGGACGGCACGCACGAATCGAAGGTTGCGAACCTCCGCGTGCCGACGAATCTGAGGCCGGAATTCGTGCAGGAGCGGCTGGCGACCCCGGAAACGGTCTCGCTCTACGGTTTGCCGTCGACCATCAAGGTCGCGCAGTCGTTCGGCTTGCGGGCGAACGCTTTCGCCATGCAATTCCATTATCTGCTGGCATTGCCGCCGCTCCTGGTCGCAATGACGATCATCGCCGCAACCGTGTCGTTGCGGTTCACCCGGCTCGGCATCTCCGTGCCCCTGATTTTGAGTGGCATCGTGGCCGGCTTTCTGCTTTATGTCGTATCTGTTTTGGTCAAGGCATTCGGGTCGTCGGGAATCGTACCCCCCGTCGTCGCGGCCTGGTTTCCAGTCTTGGTTGCGATGTTCTTCGGGGTAACTTTTCTGCTGTACAGGGAGGACGGTTAG
- a CDS encoding leucyl aminopeptidase, translating into MSSLPTIAFTKFAEPKRGSVVVLAGDGRSIGDRAASSDPQQVLARAFGISDFNAGLATLVDVLAPAGGKLDRIVALGVGKPAELDEYAWFRLGGTIGSQFRKATDVTVIVDVRDRDISAEEAASLAGGILLRAYSFDKYKTKKGTDGKDDSAPRFTMMVAKPAAVKKAFASIETTIAGVALARDLVNEPANMLGPREFGEKAKELEKLGVEVRILDEKAMRKLGMGALLGVAQGSVRPPCMAVMQWRGGRKGEAPVAFVGKGVVFDTGGNSIKPASGMEDMRGDVGGAAAVVGAMHALAARKARANVVGIIGCVENMVDGNAQRPGDIVTSMSGQTIEVLNTDAEGRLVLADAMWYCQQEFKPKVMIDLATLTGAIIVALGQHYAGLFSNDDGLADQLIAAGRATRERVWRMPLGPEYDKLIDSKNADMKNIGGRYGGAISAAQFLQRFVKETPWAHLDIAGTAMGAPSTEISPSWATGFGVRLLDRFVRDNFEA; encoded by the coding sequence ATGTCCAGCCTCCCGACGATCGCCTTCACCAAATTCGCCGAACCGAAGCGCGGCAGCGTCGTGGTTCTCGCAGGCGACGGGCGGAGCATAGGCGATCGCGCCGCCTCGTCGGACCCGCAGCAGGTTCTGGCCCGGGCGTTCGGGATTTCCGATTTCAATGCCGGACTGGCCACGTTGGTGGACGTTCTGGCGCCGGCCGGAGGCAAGCTGGATCGCATCGTGGCCCTTGGCGTCGGCAAGCCGGCCGAACTCGACGAATATGCGTGGTTCAGGCTGGGCGGCACGATCGGCAGTCAGTTTCGCAAGGCGACCGACGTAACCGTCATCGTTGACGTGAGGGACAGGGATATCAGCGCGGAGGAGGCGGCGAGCCTGGCCGGCGGTATCCTTTTGCGCGCCTACAGCTTCGACAAGTACAAGACGAAGAAAGGCACGGACGGCAAGGACGATTCTGCGCCGCGCTTCACGATGATGGTGGCGAAGCCGGCGGCGGTGAAAAAGGCCTTCGCGTCGATCGAAACGACCATTGCCGGCGTCGCGCTGGCCCGCGATCTCGTCAACGAGCCCGCCAACATGCTGGGACCGCGCGAGTTCGGCGAAAAGGCGAAGGAACTTGAGAAGCTCGGCGTCGAGGTCAGGATCCTTGACGAGAAGGCGATGCGCAAGCTCGGCATGGGCGCGCTGCTCGGCGTGGCACAGGGGTCCGTGAGACCGCCCTGCATGGCCGTCATGCAATGGCGCGGCGGCAGGAAGGGCGAGGCGCCCGTCGCCTTTGTCGGCAAGGGAGTCGTCTTCGACACTGGCGGCAACTCGATCAAACCCGCCTCCGGCATGGAGGACATGCGCGGCGATGTGGGCGGCGCGGCCGCGGTGGTCGGCGCCATGCACGCGCTGGCCGCGCGCAAGGCGAGGGCGAATGTCGTCGGCATCATCGGCTGCGTGGAGAACATGGTAGACGGCAACGCACAGCGGCCGGGCGACATCGTCACCTCCATGTCGGGTCAGACGATCGAGGTGCTCAACACCGACGCCGAGGGACGCCTCGTGCTTGCCGATGCCATGTGGTACTGCCAGCAGGAGTTCAAGCCGAAGGTCATGATCGACCTCGCCACGCTGACCGGAGCGATCATCGTGGCGCTGGGCCAGCATTACGCCGGCCTGTTCTCGAACGATGACGGATTGGCCGATCAGCTCATCGCCGCCGGCCGTGCCACCCGTGAGCGGGTGTGGCGAATGCCGCTCGGTCCCGAATACGACAAGCTGATCGACAGCAAGAACGCCGATATGAAGAATATAGGCGGCCGTTATGGCGGCGCGATTTCGGCCGCGCAGTTCCTGCAGCGTTTCGTGAAGGAAACGCCCTGGGCGCATCTCGACATCGCCGGCACCGCGATGGGAGCGCCGTCGACCGAGATCAGCCCCTCCTGGGCAACCGGTTTCGGCGTGCGGCTGCTCGATCGTTTCGTGCGCGATAATTTCGAGGCCTGA
- a CDS encoding peptidase S10, giving the protein MIFTFKVAAVFLSLFLAGGSVSRAEMPERPAPSGGLLSLLPAPQTTEHSITVAGRTLDYRAQAGTLSLLGGDGAVTAEIFYVAYTLPSDAEGARRPITFVFNGGPGAASAYLHLGALGPRIVATAPDGNFLPAPQKLVDNPDTWLDMTDLVFVDPVGTGYSRAAPGKDASDFWGVQQDASAIGAFIRLYLSHSGRMASPVYLAGESYGGFRAATLARTLQEDVGIAPAGVVLISPALEFMLVRPDEFEPLQWALDLPSFAAVKLASEGVTGPQLRERLAEVERYALGDYMTALLSGLEEGGRRASGRVAEITGLPLDLVRQNFARIPITMFAREFSRANGKTLSLYDGVIGTADIAPQNSRLETPDPVLDRSVPVLTSAFVSYARDELNFRTDMSYWLLNREISGKWDYGTSQARQGYAGAMSGLQRARSLNPQLGVLIVHGYTDLVTPYMASRYLVGQLPSLPGAAPIRLEELEGGHMMYLRPDSRKALKAAAAGLYEVTQ; this is encoded by the coding sequence ATGATTTTCACGTTCAAGGTCGCAGCCGTTTTTCTGTCGTTGTTCCTGGCGGGCGGGAGCGTGTCGCGCGCCGAAATGCCGGAACGGCCGGCACCGAGCGGCGGCTTGCTGTCCCTGCTGCCCGCGCCGCAGACGACCGAACATTCGATCACGGTTGCCGGGAGAACCCTCGATTATCGTGCGCAGGCAGGCACGCTTTCGCTGCTGGGCGGCGACGGAGCCGTTACGGCCGAGATATTCTACGTCGCCTATACCTTGCCGTCCGACGCGGAGGGCGCGCGGCGTCCGATCACCTTCGTCTTCAACGGCGGGCCGGGCGCGGCGTCCGCCTATCTGCATCTCGGAGCGCTGGGCCCGCGTATCGTCGCGACCGCCCCGGACGGCAACTTTTTGCCCGCACCGCAGAAGCTTGTCGACAATCCCGATACCTGGCTTGACATGACCGACCTCGTCTTCGTCGACCCGGTGGGCACCGGCTACAGCCGCGCTGCGCCGGGAAAGGACGCCTCCGATTTCTGGGGCGTCCAGCAGGACGCCAGCGCCATCGGCGCCTTCATCCGCCTCTACCTTTCTCATTCCGGCCGGATGGCATCGCCCGTCTATCTGGCTGGCGAGAGCTATGGCGGTTTCCGCGCGGCGACGCTCGCGCGGACCTTGCAGGAGGATGTCGGCATCGCGCCGGCCGGCGTGGTGCTGATCTCGCCAGCGTTGGAATTCATGCTCGTCCGCCCCGACGAGTTCGAGCCGCTGCAATGGGCGCTCGACCTGCCGTCCTTCGCCGCCGTCAAGCTTGCCAGTGAAGGCGTAACGGGGCCGCAATTGCGCGAAAGACTGGCCGAGGTCGAGCGCTACGCGCTGGGCGACTACATGACCGCGCTGCTCAGTGGGCTGGAGGAGGGCGGCCGCAGGGCCAGCGGGCGCGTCGCCGAAATCACCGGCCTGCCGCTCGATCTCGTCCGGCAGAACTTCGCCCGTATCCCGATCACCATGTTCGCTAGGGAATTTTCCCGCGCCAATGGCAAAACGCTCAGTCTCTATGACGGCGTCATCGGCACGGCCGACATCGCGCCGCAGAATTCGCGGCTGGAGACGCCGGACCCGGTGCTCGACCGCAGCGTCCCGGTGCTGACCTCGGCTTTCGTCAGCTATGCGCGCGACGAGCTCAATTTCCGCACCGATATGAGCTACTGGCTCCTCAACCGGGAGATTTCCGGCAAGTGGGACTACGGCACATCGCAGGCCCGGCAGGGTTATGCGGGAGCGATGAGCGGCCTGCAGCGGGCGCGGTCGCTCAACCCGCAACTCGGCGTGCTCATCGTTCACGGCTATACCGATCTGGTGACGCCCTACATGGCCTCGCGCTACCTTGTCGGACAGTTGCCTTCGCTGCCGGGCGCCGCACCCATACGCCTCGAAGAGCTGGAAGGCGGTCACATGATGTATCTGCGCCCGGACAGCCGGAAGGCGTTGAAAGCCGCCGCCGCCGGCCTCTACGAAGTGACGCAGTAG
- the lptF gene encoding LPS export ABC transporter permease LptF, with the protein MNVIERYIFRRAFIIFATALAWTLAIVWTTQVLEQIDLVTTNGQSVLAFLQLATLILPSVTPEVLPLAIIIGITQTLTAMNNDSELAVINAAGSSRLTVLRPLLLLGLGVSIASFLIANTVDPYARQRVRELVADARANLVTAIIQEGTFRKVEDGLYLQVGERRADGTLGEIFVADSRDTKTELVYYARNGRIVRAANQNALLMENGVVHRKPADGDLSIIRFDTYAFDLSLFASQDEGIVLYPKDRSIPYLMNPDPNDWHFQRNPQQFSAELHRRFAEWLYPLVFSLLAFAVAGDATSHRQARIHPILVALGLGLLIRWMAFFFANEARQEPAYVLAMYALPLATAAVCVFCIATNRPLAPPQAFSDAVAAFFERARARLMTLRRRLGGGPRIAEGDA; encoded by the coding sequence ATGAATGTCATCGAACGCTACATATTCCGGCGCGCGTTCATCATCTTCGCGACGGCGCTTGCCTGGACGCTGGCGATCGTGTGGACGACGCAGGTGCTCGAGCAGATCGATCTGGTCACCACGAACGGCCAGTCGGTGCTTGCCTTTCTCCAGTTGGCGACGCTCATTCTGCCCAGCGTCACGCCGGAGGTGCTGCCGCTCGCCATTATCATCGGCATCACGCAGACGCTCACGGCGATGAACAACGATTCCGAGCTCGCGGTGATCAACGCGGCCGGCAGTTCGCGCCTTACCGTGCTGCGCCCGCTCCTGCTGCTCGGCCTCGGCGTCAGCATCGCGTCTTTCCTCATCGCCAACACGGTGGACCCCTACGCACGCCAGCGGGTGCGCGAGCTCGTCGCGGACGCCCGCGCCAATCTGGTGACGGCGATCATCCAGGAAGGCACATTCCGCAAGGTCGAGGACGGCCTGTACCTGCAAGTCGGCGAAAGACGTGCCGACGGCACGCTTGGCGAGATTTTCGTCGCCGATTCAAGGGATACCAAGACAGAGCTCGTCTATTACGCGAGAAATGGACGCATCGTGCGCGCGGCAAACCAGAACGCGCTCCTGATGGAGAACGGCGTCGTCCACCGCAAGCCTGCCGACGGCGATCTTTCCATCATCCGCTTCGATACCTATGCTTTCGATCTCTCGCTATTCGCTTCGCAGGATGAAGGCATTGTCCTCTATCCCAAGGATCGGAGCATTCCCTATCTGATGAATCCCGACCCGAACGACTGGCATTTCCAGCGCAACCCGCAGCAATTCAGCGCAGAGCTGCACCGGCGTTTTGCGGAATGGCTCTATCCGCTCGTCTTTTCGCTGCTCGCCTTTGCCGTCGCCGGTGACGCCACGTCTCACCGCCAGGCGCGGATACATCCCATTCTGGTCGCGCTCGGACTGGGCCTGCTGATCCGATGGATGGCGTTCTTCTTCGCCAACGAAGCGCGCCAGGAGCCCGCCTATGTACTGGCAATGTACGCCCTGCCGTTGGCGACCGCCGCAGTCTGCGTGTTCTGCATCGCCACGAATCGCCCGCTGGCTCCGCCCCAGGCTTTCAGCGATGCCGTCGCGGCCTTCTTCGAGAGGGCCCGGGCGCGACTCATGACGCTGCGCAGACGCCTCGGCGGCGGCCCCCGCATAGCGGAGGGCGACGCCTGA
- a CDS encoding DNA polymerase III subunit chi, with amino-acid sequence MAEALFYHLTESTLEQALPPLLEKSLQRGWAVVVQTGTEERRDALDGHLWTFRDDSFLAHGTDRDPHPAEQPVLLTTGAGNGNGARIRFIVDGAAPPDLSSYERAVFMFDGHDAVQLEAARAQWKDVKAAGHSVTYWQQTPDRRWERKA; translated from the coding sequence ATGGCCGAGGCGCTTTTCTACCATCTGACCGAATCGACGCTGGAGCAGGCGCTTCCGCCGCTGCTCGAAAAAAGTCTGCAACGCGGCTGGGCTGTCGTCGTGCAGACAGGCACCGAGGAGCGTCGCGATGCGCTGGACGGGCATCTGTGGACTTTTCGCGACGATTCATTCCTGGCTCACGGAACCGACCGTGATCCGCACCCGGCCGAGCAGCCCGTCTTGCTGACCACCGGCGCCGGAAACGGCAATGGCGCGCGGATTCGCTTCATTGTCGATGGCGCGGCGCCGCCGGATCTTTCCTCCTATGAACGGGCGGTATTCATGTTCGATGGTCACGACGCCGTGCAACTGGAGGCTGCCCGCGCCCAGTGGAAAGATGTGAAGGCCGCCGGCCATTCGGTCACCTACTGGCAGCAAACCCCCGATCGCCGCTGGGAGCGCAAGGCCTGA
- a CDS encoding ABC-F family ATP-binding cassette domain-containing protein yields the protein MLTITNLSLRIAGRLLLDHASLFLPTGTKAGLVGRNGTGKTTLFRAITGDVSAETGSITLPKNMRIGQVAQEAPGTEESLIEIVLQADKERASLLAEAETATDPHRIAEIQMRLADIDAHSAEARAATILAGLGFDEAAQARPASSFSGGWRMRVALASVLFAEPDLLLLDEPTNYLDLEGTLWLENYLSRYPHTVLLISHDRDLLNRAVSSIVHLDQQKLTFWRGGYDQFERQRSEQLELQEKSRIKQEAQRKHLQSFVDRFRAKASKARQAQSRIKALEKMKPIAAVITDSVRPFSFPEPVKTVASPIIAIDGVNVGYQPGKPILKRLNLRIDADDRIALLGANGNGKSTFAKLLSGRLKADGGTMTIAPGLKVGMFAQHQLDDLRPEENAYEHVRRLMPDAPEAKVRARVAQFGLATEKMNTAAKDLSGGEKARLLMGLSAFEGPNLFILDEPTNHLDIDSRESLIHALNDFPSAVILISHDRHLIEATADRLWLVKDGSVKPYDGDMADYRRDVVGDAADRHERRESDKASKADKRREAAQKRAALEPLAKQIKATEGLIERIRKRLDGIEDRLADPALYEKDPKAVTQLSRERSELATALTGHEETWLDLSTQYEEAMAQ from the coding sequence ATGCTGACCATAACCAATCTTTCGCTGCGTATCGCCGGGCGTCTTCTTCTCGACCACGCATCGCTTTTCCTGCCGACAGGCACCAAGGCAGGCCTCGTCGGCCGCAACGGCACTGGCAAGACGACGCTTTTCCGCGCCATCACCGGCGACGTGTCAGCGGAGACGGGCTCGATCACGCTGCCGAAGAACATGCGTATCGGTCAAGTGGCACAGGAAGCGCCCGGCACCGAGGAATCCCTGATCGAGATCGTGCTGCAGGCGGACAAGGAGCGCGCGTCACTGCTTGCCGAAGCGGAGACTGCGACGGACCCGCATCGTATCGCCGAAATCCAGATGCGGCTCGCCGACATAGATGCGCATTCGGCCGAAGCGCGGGCGGCGACCATTCTTGCGGGTCTCGGCTTCGACGAGGCGGCTCAGGCGCGCCCGGCCTCCTCTTTCTCGGGCGGCTGGCGGATGCGCGTGGCGCTTGCCTCCGTGCTCTTCGCCGAACCCGACCTGCTGCTGCTGGACGAGCCGACCAATTATCTCGATCTCGAAGGCACCCTGTGGCTGGAGAACTATCTCTCCCGCTATCCGCACACTGTGCTTCTTATCAGCCACGACCGCGATCTTCTCAACCGCGCTGTCAGTTCAATCGTCCATCTCGACCAGCAGAAGCTGACCTTCTGGCGCGGCGGCTACGACCAGTTCGAGCGGCAGCGCAGCGAGCAGCTCGAACTGCAGGAAAAAAGCCGCATCAAGCAGGAGGCGCAGCGCAAGCACCTGCAATCCTTCGTGGATCGCTTCCGCGCCAAGGCCTCCAAGGCTCGACAGGCGCAGTCGCGCATCAAGGCGCTGGAGAAGATGAAGCCCATCGCCGCGGTGATCACCGATTCGGTGCGGCCGTTCAGCTTTCCGGAGCCGGTGAAGACGGTCGCCTCGCCGATCATCGCCATCGACGGCGTCAATGTCGGCTACCAGCCCGGCAAGCCCATCCTGAAGCGGCTCAACCTGCGCATCGACGCCGACGATCGCATCGCCCTGCTCGGCGCCAACGGCAACGGCAAGTCAACCTTCGCGAAGCTGCTGTCCGGACGGCTCAAGGCAGACGGCGGTACCATGACCATCGCGCCGGGCCTGAAGGTCGGCATGTTCGCGCAGCACCAACTGGATGACTTGCGGCCTGAGGAAAACGCCTACGAGCATGTGCGCAGGCTGATGCCGGACGCGCCGGAGGCCAAGGTGCGCGCGCGCGTCGCGCAGTTCGGTCTGGCGACCGAAAAGATGAACACCGCCGCAAAAGACCTTTCCGGCGGCGAGAAGGCGCGGCTCCTGATGGGCCTTTCGGCCTTTGAGGGACCGAACCTCTTCATCCTCGACGAGCCGACCAACCATCTGGATATCGATTCGCGGGAATCGCTCATCCACGCACTCAACGACTTTCCGAGTGCGGTGATCCTCATTTCGCACGACCGGCATCTGATCGAGGCGACCGCCGACAGGCTTTGGCTGGTGAAGGATGGTTCCGTCAAACCCTATGACGGCGACATGGCCGACTACCGGCGCGACGTCGTGGGCGACGCTGCAGACCGTCACGAGCGGCGCGAGAGCGACAAGGCGTCGAAGGCCGACAAGCGCCGCGAGGCCGCACAGAAACGGGCGGCGCTGGAACCGCTCGCCAAGCAGATCAAGGCGACCGAAGGGTTGATCGAGCGCATCCGCAAGCGGCTCGACGGCATAGAGGACCGGCTCGCCGATCCGGCCCTCTACGAGAAGGACCCGAAGGCCGTCACGCAGCTTTCGAGGGAACGTTCCGAGCTGGCGACGGCACTCACCGGGCACGAGGAGACCTGGCTCGATCTGTCGACACAGTATGAAGAGGCGATGGCGCAGTAG
- a CDS encoding phosphatase PAP2 family protein: protein MTLTADTAVVPTRRADLRRLLFAGLSTAAAIALFHQFAYLDIAVSRLFFDPLGCADAGGLPCTYFPAYESKALEKLRFGLQYLHLSAAVILAVWVVRRYAGGARLATPGFAPALAALTTYAVCLGLLINLVLKEHWGRPRPFQTDLFGGQWPFVPAGEISSYCQTNCSFASGEAAGGFWLVCLAMLLPRRWRMAGMLLALVTAVLTSTLRIAFGMHFLSDVLVSWLLTGFIFLASGMALAQIANRSRHAVADRSQA, encoded by the coding sequence ATGACCCTGACCGCCGATACCGCCGTTGTTCCGACACGTCGCGCCGACCTCCGGAGGCTGCTCTTCGCGGGTCTGTCGACTGCGGCCGCCATCGCTCTTTTCCATCAGTTCGCCTATCTCGACATCGCAGTCAGCCGGCTGTTTTTCGATCCGCTCGGCTGCGCCGACGCGGGCGGCCTGCCCTGCACGTATTTTCCCGCATATGAATCGAAGGCGCTCGAAAAGCTTCGTTTCGGGCTTCAGTATCTCCACTTGTCGGCAGCGGTGATCCTCGCGGTCTGGGTCGTTCGCCGGTATGCAGGCGGCGCGCGGCTGGCGACACCGGGTTTTGCGCCCGCACTGGCCGCGCTCACGACCTATGCGGTCTGTCTCGGCCTGTTGATCAACCTCGTTCTCAAAGAACACTGGGGACGTCCTCGTCCCTTCCAGACAGACCTTTTCGGGGGCCAGTGGCCGTTCGTGCCGGCCGGAGAAATCTCGTCCTACTGCCAGACCAACTGCTCCTTCGCGTCGGGCGAAGCTGCGGGCGGCTTCTGGCTGGTGTGCCTCGCAATGCTGTTGCCGCGCCGCTGGCGCATGGCGGGCATGCTTCTCGCGCTCGTGACCGCCGTCCTGACGAGCACGCTCCGCATCGCGTTCGGCATGCATTTCCTGTCGGATGTCCTCGTCTCCTGGCTTCTGACCGGATTTATCTTCCTGGCATCCGGAATGGCGCTCGCACAAATCGCGAACCGGTCCCGGCATGCCGTAGCAGACCGCTCGCAGGCATGA
- a CDS encoding LPS-assembly protein LptD, producing the protein MVCVVAYAAVPLHAQSLNVDQAVPSGSQMLLEADTLVYDQDMSTVTAVGGVQIEYGGNNLVAERVIYNRQTGRLLAVGKVEIVDQDGTKFYADEIDITDDFGDGFVNALQVVTSDKTYFGAESAERRSGVLTTFNNGIYTACEPCQDNPDRAPVWRIKSQKIIWNGKTKIVRFEKPRFEMFGLPIAFLPAFEIPDPTVKRKSGFLFPGVSYKSELGYGLSIPYYFALSPTYDLTVTGTGLSRQGFLGEAEWRQRFESGQYTLKMAGIYQSDPAAFNVNTVDRGTDIDPNRFRGMVGSKGDFALNSRWNFGWDVMAQTDKNFSYTYDIDGFSDYVIRNEVYLTGLNDRNYFDLRAMKFDVQEDVFDGRDEKQAWALPSFDYSYTPDEPIAGGELNIDVNSRVISRDEQDVTLTTPVVRGADGLNSRVTAEAEWRRSVVTGGGLVVTPSLHVQGDALYADIASASQASIDAMAAQLNVEADIRSALYRYMATAGLDVRWPVLFSTTSSTHVLEPVAQIFARPDEPYSDELTVLNEDAQSFVFDATTLFERDKFSGYDRIEGGTRANLGFRYAGTYGNGWATNAIFGQSYHLAGHNSFASPDVVNAGAYSGLDTDTSDYVGLVGFAAPFGLSASVSTRLDKDTLDMRRGELRAAYATARFTVSAKYAYIQKQPLYGFDVDRAEVSGGASAKLTDTWRVFASGTYDLESDTLLNRGVGFSYSDECFTYMMTFSQATSRFDQETSTSIGFNLSFRTLGDIGSGT; encoded by the coding sequence ATGGTTTGCGTCGTCGCCTATGCGGCAGTCCCGCTGCATGCCCAAAGCCTCAATGTCGATCAGGCCGTGCCGTCGGGCTCGCAGATGCTGCTGGAAGCCGACACGCTGGTCTATGATCAGGACATGTCGACTGTTACCGCGGTCGGCGGAGTGCAGATCGAATATGGCGGCAACAATCTCGTTGCCGAGCGTGTTATCTACAACCGCCAGACGGGCCGGCTGCTGGCTGTCGGCAAGGTTGAGATCGTCGATCAGGACGGCACCAAGTTCTACGCTGACGAAATCGATATCACCGACGATTTCGGGGACGGTTTCGTCAATGCCCTGCAGGTCGTCACAAGCGACAAGACCTACTTCGGGGCCGAGAGCGCGGAGCGCCGCAGCGGCGTGCTGACGACGTTCAACAACGGTATTTATACGGCATGCGAACCCTGCCAGGACAATCCCGACAGGGCGCCGGTGTGGCGGATCAAATCGCAGAAGATCATCTGGAACGGCAAGACCAAGATCGTGCGGTTCGAGAAGCCGCGCTTCGAGATGTTCGGATTGCCGATCGCGTTCCTGCCAGCCTTCGAGATCCCCGATCCGACCGTCAAGCGCAAGTCCGGCTTCCTGTTCCCCGGCGTCTCGTACAAGTCCGAACTGGGGTACGGCTTGTCAATCCCCTACTATTTCGCGCTCTCGCCTACCTACGACCTGACGGTGACCGGCACGGGTCTTTCGAGACAGGGATTCCTCGGCGAGGCCGAGTGGCGGCAGCGTTTCGAGAGCGGCCAGTATACGCTGAAAATGGCCGGCATTTACCAGTCCGATCCGGCCGCTTTCAACGTCAACACAGTCGATCGGGGCACCGACATCGACCCCAACCGTTTCCGCGGCATGGTCGGCAGCAAAGGTGATTTTGCGCTCAATTCCCGTTGGAATTTCGGCTGGGACGTCATGGCCCAGACCGACAAGAACTTTTCCTACACCTACGATATCGACGGCTTTAGCGACTACGTCATCCGCAACGAAGTTTATCTGACTGGCCTCAACGACCGGAATTATTTCGACCTTCGGGCCATGAAGTTCGACGTGCAGGAAGATGTCTTCGACGGGCGTGACGAGAAGCAGGCGTGGGCGCTGCCTTCCTTCGACTATTCCTACACGCCCGACGAGCCGATCGCGGGCGGCGAACTGAACATCGACGTCAATTCCCGCGTCATATCCCGGGACGAGCAGGACGTGACGCTGACGACGCCGGTCGTGCGCGGCGCGGACGGCCTGAACTCCCGAGTCACAGCGGAAGCCGAGTGGCGGCGATCGGTCGTGACCGGCGGCGGCCTTGTCGTCACGCCCTCGCTGCATGTGCAGGGCGACGCCCTTTATGCCGACATCGCCAGCGCTTCGCAGGCGAGCATCGACGCGATGGCGGCGCAGCTCAATGTCGAGGCGGATATCCGCTCGGCGCTCTACCGCTACATGGCGACGGCGGGGCTCGACGTGCGGTGGCCGGTGCTCTTCTCAACCACGAGTTCCACCCACGTCCTTGAGCCGGTCGCGCAGATCTTCGCGCGGCCCGACGAGCCCTACAGCGACGAACTGACAGTGCTGAACGAGGACGCGCAGAGCTTCGTCTTCGACGCCACGACGTTGTTCGAGCGTGACAAGTTCTCCGGCTACGACCGGATCGAGGGCGGCACGCGCGCCAATCTCGGTTTCCGCTATGCCGGCACATACGGCAATGGCTGGGCGACCAACGCCATCTTCGGGCAGTCCTATCACCTTGCGGGACACAATTCCTTCGCATCGCCGGACGTCGTCAATGCCGGAGCTTATTCCGGGCTGGACACGGATACGTCGGACTATGTCGGTCTCGTCGGCTTCGCCGCGCCCTTCGGCCTTTCCGCATCGGTCAGCACGCGCCTCGACAAGGACACGCTGGATATGCGCCGCGGCGAACTGCGGGCAGCCTATGCGACGGCACGGTTCACCGTCAGCGCCAAGTACGCCTATATCCAGAAGCAGCCGCTTTATGGCTTCGATGTCGACCGGGCCGAAGTGTCGGGCGGCGCCTCCGCCAAACTGACCGATACCTGGAGGGTATTCGCTTCGGGAACCTACGACCTCGAAAGCGACACGCTGCTCAATCGAGGGGTCGGTTTCTCCTATAGCGACGAGTGCTTCACCTACATGATGACCTTCTCGCAGGCGACCAGCCGCTTCGATCAGGAAACGTCGACAAGCATCGGCTTCAATCTTTCATTCCGTACGCTGGGCGACATCGGCAGCGGCACGTGA